The following proteins come from a genomic window of Malus sylvestris chromosome 4, drMalSylv7.2, whole genome shotgun sequence:
- the LOC126619124 gene encoding probable LRR receptor-like serine/threonine-protein kinase At3g47570, which translates to MLNLKAQKLVGSIPPSVGNLTYLIGINLIDNNFHGEIPQEMGRLQSLQYLNLSHNSFRGKIPTNLSQCTQLRWLNLQVNRIKGSIPNQLSSLFNLKCLWLYGNNLTGTIPPWIGNFSLLSSLFLGDNNFHGSIPNELGHITGLMEFVVESNHLSGMIPSTIYNISSIYNFSVAENQLHGELPRNLGTMLPNLVRLLCGMNKFRGNIPISLSNASKLLKLDLSQNGFTGTIPGESFGSLRRLFWLNVESNQLGNRKVGDLNFLSFLANCTSLEVLGLGDNNFGGGIPGSVANFSTQLKVLSMGGNVIYGSLPNDIGNLINLTILTLDRNHLGGIVPHEIGKLEKLEQLYLEGNKFSGLIPSSLGNMTSLLNLYMESNRFEGSIPPSLGNYRNILFLNLSSNNLTGTIPKMLMELSTLSISLDLSNNYLTGPLPLEVGDLVHLTEINVLRNNLSGEIPSTIGSCASLERLYLQGNKFEGTIPQSLKYLKGLEKLDISSNNLSGQIPEFIGKLGALRYLNLSYNDFEGELPKEGIFANVSRVSVLGNHRLCGGIPQLHLPPCPLKKHHSSQGLHSPKVVIPISCVLGIIIALSCFFGVCSMLKKSRDRLATSRSYKDWKLGVSYSQLVESTNGFLVDNLIGSGSFGSVYKGVIPSDGTIVAVKVFNLQQQGASKSFMDECKVLRSIRHRNLLKIITACSSIDNQGKDFKSLVFEFMANGSLDSMLYPMEEKQSLSKRLSFMQRLNIAIDVASALDYLHHHCEMAIVHCDLKPSNVLLDEDMVAHVGDFGLARFLFETSNDPSFSQTMSSQLKGSVGYIPPEYGTGGQVSILGDVYSYGILLLEMFTGKRPIDDMFKGNLSIYQFVAIALPDHVMDVVDHSIILDLEADGDVNNYIVREQTPSKRNNGGPMKEKKLKECLILVMQIGLSCCAMSPSERMLMDVVVKKMSTIRDLYLKV; encoded by the exons ATGCTGAACCTAAAAGCTCAAAAGTTGGTAGGCTCCATTCCACCATCCGTTGGAAATCTTACTTATCTTATTGGAATCAATTTGATAGACAACAACTTTCATGGGGAAATTCCTCAAGAAATGGGTCGTCTACAAAGCCTACAATATCTCAACCTTTCTCATAATTCCTTCCGTGGAAAAATTCCAACTAATTTGTCGCAATGCACACAACTAAGATGGCTTAATCTACAAGTCAATCGAATTAAGGGGTCCATTCCGAACCAACTCAGTTCATTGTTCAATTTAAAATGTTTATGGCTTTATGGTAACAATCTCACTGGAACCATCCCACCGTGGATAGGAAACTTTTCTTTGTTGAGTAGTCTTTTTCTTGGCGACAACAATTTTCATGGAAGCATACCCAATGAGCTGGGGCATATAACAGGCTTGATGGAATTCGTAGTTGAGAGCAATCATCTATCTGGTATGATCCCTTCCACAATCTATAATATTTCTTCCATATACAATTTTAGTGTTGCTGAGAACCAGTTGCATGGAGAGCTACCACGAAATCTCGGCACTATGCTTCCTAATCTTGTACGTCTTTTATGcggtatgaacaaattcagaggAAATATTCCCATATCGTTGTCCAATGCTTCTAAGCTTTTGAAACTTGATCTTTCTCAAAATGGCTTCACTGGGACAATCCCTGGTGAAAGTTTCGGAAGCTTGCGAAGGTTATTTTGGCTAAACGTTGAAAGCAATCAACTAGGAAATAGAAAAGTTGGCGACTTGAATTTTCTCAGTTTCTTGGCTAATTGCACTAGTTTGGAGGTTTTGGGTCTTGGCGATAATAATTTTGGAGGAGGAATCCCAGGATCCGTAGCCAACTTTTCGACCCAACTAAAAGTTCTTAGTATGGGGGGTAATGTGATATATGGAAGCCTCCCTAACGACATTGGAAATCTTATAAACCTGACCATTCTAACATTAGATCGGAACCATTTGGGCGGCATTGTCCCTCATGAAATTGGGAAACTAGAGAAGTTAGAGCAACTGTATTTGGAAGGAAATAAATTTTCTGGGTTAATCCCGTCTTCCCTTGGTAACATGACTTCATTGTTAAATCTCTACATGGAGTCAAACAGGTTTGAAGGCAGTATACCTCCAAGTCTGGGAAACTACCGAAACATATTATTTCTTAACCTTTCAAGTAACAACCTTACGGGCACCATACCTAAAATGCTAATGGAGCTTTCAACCCTTTCAATTTCTTTAGACCTGTCTAATAATTATTTGACTGGTCCGCTGCCCCTTGAGGTGGGTGATTTAGTGCATCTCACGGAGATAAatgtattaagaaacaattTATCAGGTGAAATCCCGAGCACCATCGGGAGTTGTGCTAGTTTGGAGCGCTTGTATTTGCAAGGTAATAAGTTTGAAGGAACAATTCCTCAATCTCTTAAATATTTAAAAGGTTTGGAAAAACTTGATATTTCAAGCAACAATTTGTCTGGTCAGATTCCTGAATTCATTGGCAAGCTTGGTGCTCTCAGGTATCTCAATCTTTCGTACAATGATTTTGAAGGCGAGTTGCCTAAAGAAGGGATTTTTGCAAATGTTAGTAGAGTCTCTGTTCTTGGAAATCATAGACTCTGTGGTGGCATCCCACAATTACATTTGCCTCCATGCCCCCTAAAAAAACACCATTCATCTCAAGGACTACATTCCCCAAAAGTTGTCATCCCCATATCCTGTGTACTTGGAATCATAATTGCTCTATCATGCTTCTTTGGTGTTTGTTCAATGTTGAAAAAGTCAAGAGATAGACTTGCAACTTCACGTTCTTATAAGGATTGGAAATTGGGTGTCTCCTACTCACAACTCGTTGAATCAACTAATGGTTTTTTGGTGGATAATCTTATTGGTTCAGGAAGTTTCGGTTCTGTTTATAAAGGGGTAATTCCAAGTGATGGAACAATAGTTGCTGTTAAGGTATTCAACCTTCAACAACAGGGAGCTTCCAAGAGTTTCATGGatgaatgcaaagttttaaGGAGTATAAGACACCGTAATCTTCTCAAGATCATAACTGCATGCTCAAGCATTGATAATCAGGGTAAAGACTTCAAAAGTCTAGTTTTCGAGTTCATGGCAAATGGAAGTCTTGACTCAATGTTGTATCCAATGGAAGAGAAGCAATCTCTAAGCAAGAGATTGAGTTTTATGCAAAGATTGAATATTGCCATTGATGTTGCTTCTGCGTTAGATTATCTCCACCACCATTGTGAAATGGCAATTGTTCATTGTGATCTAAAACCGAGCAATGTACTTCTTGATGAAGATATGGTAGCCCATGTTGGGGACTTTGGTTTAGCAAGGTTCCTCTTTGAAACATCAAATGATCCCTCATTCAGTCAAACAATGTCATCTCAACTAAAGGGTTCTGTAGGCTACATTCCTCCAG AGTACGGCACAGGAGGCCAAGTTTCTATACTTGGAGATGTTTATAGCTATGGGATACTATTGTTGGAAATGTTCACAGGAAAAAGACCTATCGATGACATGTTCAAAGGCAATCTAAGCATTTACCAATTCGTAGCCATTGCTTTGCCTGACCATGTCATGGACGTTGTTGACCATTCAATTATCCTCGACCTCGAAGCTGATGGTGATGTCAACAATTACATAGTGCGGGAACAAACTCCATCCAAACGTAACAATGGTGGCCcgatgaaagaaaagaaattaaaggaATGCTTGATTTTAGTGATGCAGATAGGACTCTCTTGCTGTGCAATGTCACCAAGTGAGCGGATGCTGATGGATGTGGTTGTCAAAAAAATGAGCACAATCAGAGACTTGTACCTCAAAGTTTAA